The following proteins are encoded in a genomic region of Maribacter hydrothermalis:
- a CDS encoding YicC/YloC family endoribonuclease, which translates to MIQSMTGFGKHVVQLPNKKITVEIKSLNSKSIDLNARMPSSYREKELELRKLVVNSLQRGKVDFSLYIELTGDETTSQVNEVAVKQYMVQLQQIASGDDLRLLEMALRFPDAMKTAKEDIDEDEYEAIKEALKEALVEINKFRSEEGSVLEQDFLDRISSLKQLLEKVIEIDPERQGTIRERLEKAVQDLKAEVDANRFEQELIYYLEKYDITEEKVRLANHLDYFSKTLKSNDSNGKKLGFISQEIGREINTIGSKANYAPMQQIVVQMKDELEKIKEQMLNVL; encoded by the coding sequence ATGATTCAATCGATGACCGGTTTCGGAAAACATGTAGTTCAATTACCAAATAAAAAAATTACTGTAGAGATAAAATCCCTGAATAGTAAAAGCATCGATTTAAATGCCAGAATGCCATCGAGCTACAGAGAAAAGGAATTAGAATTAAGAAAATTAGTAGTCAATTCTCTTCAACGTGGTAAGGTAGATTTTAGCCTTTATATTGAATTAACTGGAGATGAAACAACCTCACAAGTAAATGAAGTTGCCGTAAAGCAATATATGGTTCAATTACAGCAAATAGCTTCAGGAGATGACTTAAGGCTTTTAGAAATGGCATTACGTTTTCCTGATGCGATGAAAACGGCAAAGGAGGACATTGATGAAGACGAATACGAAGCAATAAAAGAAGCTTTAAAAGAAGCTTTGGTCGAAATAAATAAATTTAGATCTGAAGAGGGTAGTGTATTAGAACAAGATTTTTTAGATAGAATATCTTCATTAAAACAATTGCTAGAGAAGGTAATTGAAATAGACCCCGAACGTCAAGGTACAATTAGAGAGCGTTTAGAAAAGGCCGTTCAAGATTTAAAAGCAGAGGTAGATGCGAATAGGTTTGAACAAGAGCTTATTTACTATTTAGAAAAATATGATATTACGGAAGAGAAAGTCCGCTTAGCAAATCATTTGGATTATTTCAGTAAAACATTAAAATCTAATGATAGCAACGGTAAAAAACTTGGCTTTATTTCTCAAGAAATTGGTCGTGAAATAAATACTATCGGATCAAAAGCAAATTATGCGCCAATGCAACAAATAGTGGTGCAAATGAAAGATGAGCTTGAAAAAATTAAAGAACAAATGTTAAACGTACTATAG
- a CDS encoding nucleoside permease yields MKNKVRVQLCFMMFLEFFIWGAWFVTLGTFLGNNLKATDGEIALAFSTQSWGAIIAPFVIGIIADRYFNAERILGVLHLVGATLMYFMYQSTEFDMFYILVLGYMILYMPTLALVNSVSFNQMKNPAKEFSMVRVFGTVGWIIAGLSISYIFSWDQGENIGQGLLRNTFLMTAIASFILGVFSFTLPKTPPKAASSEKLGIKEILGLDSLSLFKDKNFLIFFISSVLICIPLAFYYQNANPFLVEIGMDNPTGKMTLGQISEIAFMLLLPYFFTKFGFKKTILVAMAAWVARYLLFAFGDVNELGFMLIIGIALHGICYDFFFVSGQIYTDSKAGDKFKSSAQGLITLATYGVGMLIGFWIAGKISTAYLLADGKHVWETIWMYPAGFALAVFILFAIFFKTEKIEYQS; encoded by the coding sequence ATGAAAAATAAAGTTAGAGTACAGTTATGCTTTATGATGTTTTTGGAATTTTTTATTTGGGGTGCATGGTTTGTCACCTTAGGTACATTTTTAGGAAACAATTTAAAAGCGACTGACGGGGAAATAGCATTGGCATTTTCAACACAATCATGGGGAGCTATAATTGCTCCCTTTGTCATTGGTATCATTGCGGACAGATATTTTAATGCAGAAAGAATTTTGGGAGTTTTACACCTTGTTGGTGCTACTCTCATGTATTTCATGTACCAGAGTACTGAATTCGACATGTTCTATATCTTAGTTTTAGGGTACATGATTTTATACATGCCAACTCTTGCATTGGTAAATTCAGTTTCCTTTAATCAAATGAAAAATCCCGCAAAAGAATTTTCAATGGTTAGGGTCTTTGGAACCGTAGGATGGATTATTGCAGGACTCTCCATTAGCTATATTTTTAGTTGGGACCAAGGAGAGAATATTGGCCAAGGTCTACTTAGAAATACTTTTTTAATGACAGCTATTGCCTCTTTTATTTTGGGGGTATTTAGTTTTACCTTACCTAAAACACCACCAAAAGCTGCTAGTTCGGAAAAACTTGGTATAAAGGAAATTTTAGGGCTGGATTCCTTGAGCTTATTCAAGGATAAGAATTTTTTAATTTTCTTTATATCATCAGTTCTAATTTGCATTCCGTTGGCATTCTATTATCAAAATGCGAATCCGTTTCTTGTTGAAATAGGCATGGATAATCCTACAGGTAAAATGACATTAGGTCAAATTTCGGAAATTGCGTTTATGTTGCTACTACCCTATTTCTTTACCAAATTCGGATTTAAGAAAACTATACTTGTTGCTATGGCGGCGTGGGTGGCACGTTATTTATTATTTGCATTTGGTGATGTTAATGAGCTTGGCTTTATGCTGATTATCGGTATTGCGTTACATGGTATATGTTATGATTTTTTCTTTGTTTCTGGTCAAATTTATACGGATAGTAAAGCAGGTGATAAATTTAAAAGCTCTGCGCAAGGTCTTATAACTTTAGCTACTTATGGGGTGGGTATGTTAATAGGGTTTTGGATAGCAGGAAAAATATCAACCGCTTACCTGTTAGCAGATGGTAAACATGTTTGGGAAACCATTTGGATGTATCCTGCTGGTTTTGCGTTAGCTGTGTTTATTTTATTCGCTATTTTTTTTAAAACAGAGAAAATAGAATATCAGTCTTAG
- a CDS encoding Gfo/Idh/MocA family protein, producing the protein MPKKIRLGILGGGGDSLIGVLHRVASFINDNYQITGAVFNPDFDASMEFAKEIDVPLNRIYKDFDTLIEEELKLPKDERIQVCSILTPNFLHYPMAKKLLDNGFHVICEKPMTTSLAEAKDLQKSHEKAGTVFALTHTYTGYPMVRQMREMIKAGALGKIHKVDAVYYQGWINTIIHDKEKRSSVWRLDPEKAGISSCMGDIGVHAFNLVEYTTGLKINELLCDFNYLYEDNKMDVDGTVLIRMGDHVKGVIRGSQVATGEENGLAISIYGEKGAFRWEQERPNFLYKLSDTEPTQIYKPGHAYNSELSLDGTKLPAGHPEGIFDSMANIYKGVARAIRGEEYNDGEFPTMKDGVRGMNFIEATVDSHKSGNNWVALEN; encoded by the coding sequence ATGCCAAAGAAAATACGATTAGGAATATTAGGAGGTGGAGGAGATTCATTAATAGGAGTGTTGCACAGAGTAGCATCATTTATTAACGACAACTATCAAATAACAGGGGCTGTTTTTAATCCTGATTTTGATGCAAGTATGGAATTCGCCAAAGAAATAGATGTGCCTTTAAATAGAATTTATAAGGATTTTGATACTTTAATTGAAGAAGAATTAAAGTTGCCAAAAGATGAGCGTATTCAAGTTTGCTCTATACTTACGCCTAACTTCTTGCACTACCCAATGGCAAAAAAATTATTGGATAACGGTTTCCACGTTATTTGCGAAAAACCAATGACAACGTCATTGGCCGAAGCTAAAGATTTACAGAAATCTCATGAAAAAGCGGGTACTGTTTTCGCTTTAACGCATACCTATACCGGTTACCCAATGGTGCGCCAAATGCGTGAAATGATTAAAGCGGGTGCGTTAGGTAAAATTCATAAAGTAGATGCAGTATATTACCAAGGGTGGATTAATACTATTATCCATGATAAAGAAAAGCGGTCTTCGGTTTGGAGATTAGACCCAGAGAAAGCAGGTATAAGCTCTTGTATGGGCGATATAGGTGTTCACGCATTTAACCTTGTAGAATATACTACAGGTCTTAAAATAAATGAGCTTCTTTGTGACTTCAATTACCTTTACGAGGATAATAAAATGGACGTTGATGGTACCGTACTTATACGTATGGGAGATCATGTAAAAGGTGTTATTAGAGGTAGTCAAGTTGCTACCGGTGAAGAAAACGGACTTGCTATTTCAATATATGGGGAAAAAGGAGCTTTTCGATGGGAGCAGGAACGCCCTAACTTTTTATATAAATTAAGTGATACAGAACCAACACAAATATATAAACCTGGCCATGCCTATAATTCTGAACTATCTTTAGATGGCACCAAATTACCTGCTGGTCACCCCGAGGGAATTTTTGATTCAATGGCGAACATCTATAAAGGTGTTGCAAGAGCTATTAGAGGTGAAGAATATAATGATGGCGAATTCCCTACTATGAAAGACGGTGTTCGTGGCATGAATTTTATTGAAGCAACGGTAGATTCACATAAAAGTGGAAATAATTGGGTAGCATTAGAAAACTAA
- the gmk gene encoding guanylate kinase, with translation MKGGKLIIFSAPSGSGKTTIVRHLLNQPELNLAFSVSATSRPRRGKEKNKEHYYFMSVSEFKNHIKNDDFLEWEEVYRDNFYGTLKSEVERLWAEGKNVIFDIDVVGGLRIKKKFPEQTLAVFVKPPSVDELKIRLKKRSTESDDKINMRIAKASVELATAPQFDRIIKNYDLEVALKEAVDLVATFVAEDKE, from the coding sequence ATGAAAGGTGGTAAGCTTATAATTTTTTCTGCACCATCAGGAAGTGGAAAAACAACAATTGTACGACATCTCTTAAATCAACCTGAACTAAATTTAGCATTTTCTGTTTCAGCTACTTCAAGGCCAAGGAGAGGAAAAGAAAAGAATAAAGAGCATTATTATTTTATGTCGGTTTCCGAGTTTAAAAATCATATCAAGAATGATGATTTTTTAGAATGGGAAGAAGTATACAGAGATAATTTTTATGGTACTTTAAAAAGTGAGGTTGAACGACTTTGGGCAGAAGGTAAAAATGTAATTTTTGATATTGATGTTGTTGGCGGACTTCGTATTAAAAAGAAATTTCCTGAACAGACCTTAGCAGTTTTTGTTAAACCTCCTAGTGTAGATGAATTAAAGATTAGACTTAAAAAACGAAGTACTGAAAGTGATGACAAAATAAATATGCGTATTGCAAAGGCTTCGGTAGAATTGGCAACTGCTCCACAGTTTGATCGTATTATTAAAAATTATGATTTGGAAGTAGCCTTAAAGGAAGCTGTAGAT
- a CDS encoding GMC oxidoreductase, which yields MNQNEIFDAIVVGTGISGGWAAKELTEKGLKTLVLERGPMVKHIEDYPTMNDDPWDYPLKGELSKEDKKKYHVQHRVNWAPREDVKHFFVNDLEHPYVETKRFDWIRGYQVGGRSLTWGRQSYRWSDIDFEANKKEAIGVDWPVRYKDIAPWYDKVEEYIGVSGEALGLDVLPDGKFQPAMKLNCVEEDFKKTTAAKFDDGRLITIGRTAHITDPNASFEGRGTCQNRDRCWRGCPFGGYFSSNSSTLPAAERTGNMTLRPNSIVHEIMYDDATKKATGVRVIDAETNEKIEFKAKIIFLCASAMASVGILLQSKSERFPNGLGNDSDALGRGIMDHHYKLGATAKVEGYLDKYYKGRRANGFYIPRFVNLNEKTKREGYLRGFGYQGTASRGDWSKEIGELGYGKDLKDSVLKPGRWTIGVTGFGEFLPYDDNRVTLSPTEKDKWGLPQLAFDVEFKENEYKMREDIKKEIVTMFEAAGFKDVSSYEESSGPGLGIHEMGGARMGHNAKTSIVNKNNQVHLVPNVYVTDGAFMSSSSCVNPSLTYMAFTARAANHAAEQLKAGKFS from the coding sequence ATGAATCAGAACGAAATATTCGATGCAATTGTAGTCGGAACAGGAATAAGTGGTGGCTGGGCTGCTAAGGAATTAACTGAGAAGGGTTTAAAAACCCTTGTTTTGGAACGTGGCCCGATGGTAAAACATATAGAGGACTACCCTACCATGAACGATGACCCTTGGGATTACCCGCTTAAGGGAGAATTATCGAAGGAGGATAAAAAAAAATATCATGTGCAACATCGTGTAAATTGGGCACCACGTGAGGATGTTAAACATTTTTTCGTAAATGACCTAGAACACCCTTACGTAGAAACCAAGCGTTTCGACTGGATTAGGGGGTACCAAGTTGGCGGGCGGTCGCTCACTTGGGGACGTCAAAGCTATCGTTGGAGCGATATTGATTTTGAAGCAAACAAAAAAGAAGCTATTGGTGTAGACTGGCCGGTACGGTACAAAGATATTGCTCCTTGGTATGATAAGGTTGAAGAATATATTGGAGTTAGCGGTGAAGCCTTAGGATTAGATGTATTGCCCGATGGAAAATTTCAGCCTGCCATGAAATTAAACTGTGTTGAAGAAGATTTTAAAAAAACAACTGCAGCTAAGTTTGATGATGGTAGATTGATAACGATAGGTAGAACTGCCCATATTACCGACCCAAATGCATCTTTTGAAGGTCGTGGCACATGCCAAAACAGAGATCGTTGCTGGCGAGGGTGTCCTTTTGGAGGCTATTTCAGCAGTAACTCATCTACATTGCCTGCAGCAGAACGTACCGGTAATATGACATTAAGACCTAATTCCATAGTTCATGAAATCATGTATGACGACGCTACTAAAAAGGCTACAGGTGTACGAGTTATTGATGCGGAGACGAATGAAAAAATTGAATTCAAAGCAAAAATCATATTTCTATGCGCTTCGGCAATGGCCTCTGTAGGTATTTTGTTACAATCTAAATCTGAGCGTTTCCCTAATGGTTTAGGAAATGATTCCGATGCTCTAGGGAGAGGTATTATGGACCATCATTATAAACTTGGTGCTACAGCTAAGGTTGAAGGTTATCTAGATAAATATTATAAAGGAAGACGAGCCAACGGATTTTACATACCTCGTTTCGTAAACCTTAACGAGAAGACAAAACGGGAAGGTTATTTACGCGGATTTGGATATCAAGGAACAGCAAGTAGGGGAGATTGGTCAAAAGAGATTGGGGAACTAGGCTATGGTAAAGATTTAAAGGATTCAGTGTTAAAACCAGGTCGATGGACCATAGGAGTAACCGGATTTGGGGAATTTTTACCTTATGACGATAACAGAGTTACCCTAAGCCCAACAGAAAAAGACAAATGGGGACTACCACAATTAGCTTTTGATGTGGAATTCAAAGAAAACGAATATAAAATGCGCGAGGATATTAAAAAAGAAATTGTAACCATGTTTGAAGCTGCTGGTTTTAAAGATGTATCATCATATGAAGAGTCTAGCGGACCTGGATTAGGAATTCATGAAATGGGCGGCGCAAGAATGGGTCACAACGCAAAGACTTCTATAGTAAATAAAAACAATCAAGTACATTTAGTTCCAAATGTATATGTTACGGATGGTGCATTTATGTCATCATCTAGCTGTGTAAACCCATCATTAACCTATATGGCGTTTACAGCAAGAGCAGCAAATCATGCAGCCGAGCAATTAAAAGCAGGTAAATTTTCTTGA
- a CDS encoding sugar phosphate isomerase/epimerase family protein: MKTIKGPAVFLAQFVDSKAPFNSLDGMCKWAADLGYKGIQIPTWESFLIDLDKAAESQTYCDELKAKVNSYGLEITELSTHLQGQLVAVHPAYDLMFDSFAPKNVHGKPKERTQWAVETVKKAATASRRLGLKVHATFSGSLLWHTMHPWPQRPAGLVEMGFEELAKRWTPILNHFDKEGVDVCYEIHPGEDLHDGDTFERFLEATGNHKRVNILYDPSHFVLQQLDYITYIDHYHEFIKSFHVKDSEFNPTGKKGAFGGYNDWGNRAGRYRSLGDGQIDFKTIFSKLTQYGCDVWAVMEWECCIKSPEQGAREGAKFISDHIIEATEKTFDDFAGAEIDKEMLKKMLGL; this comes from the coding sequence ATGAAAACAATCAAAGGACCAGCCGTATTTTTGGCACAGTTTGTAGACAGTAAAGCACCATTTAATTCCTTGGACGGAATGTGTAAGTGGGCAGCTGATTTAGGTTATAAAGGAATTCAAATACCAACTTGGGAATCTTTTTTAATAGATTTAGATAAGGCTGCAGAAAGTCAAACCTATTGCGATGAGCTAAAGGCTAAAGTAAACTCTTATGGTTTAGAAATAACAGAACTTTCAACACATCTACAAGGGCAACTTGTAGCGGTACACCCCGCATATGATTTAATGTTCGATTCATTTGCTCCAAAAAATGTACATGGTAAACCAAAAGAAAGAACCCAATGGGCGGTAGAAACAGTAAAAAAAGCGGCAACCGCGAGTAGAAGATTAGGTTTAAAAGTACATGCTACTTTTTCTGGCTCTTTGTTATGGCATACTATGCATCCTTGGCCGCAAAGACCAGCTGGTTTAGTGGAAATGGGCTTTGAAGAATTAGCAAAAAGATGGACGCCAATTTTAAATCATTTTGATAAAGAAGGAGTGGATGTTTGTTATGAAATACACCCTGGCGAAGATTTACATGATGGGGATACTTTTGAGCGTTTTCTTGAAGCTACGGGCAATCATAAACGAGTTAATATTTTATATGATCCAAGCCACTTTGTATTACAGCAGTTAGATTATATCACGTATATTGATCACTACCATGAATTTATTAAGTCATTTCACGTGAAAGATTCTGAATTTAATCCTACAGGTAAAAAAGGGGCTTTTGGTGGTTATAATGATTGGGGTAATAGAGCAGGTAGATACCGTTCATTAGGTGACGGACAAATAGATTTTAAAACCATATTTTCTAAATTAACACAATACGGATGTGATGTTTGGGCAGTAATGGAGTGGGAATGCTGTATTAAGAGTCCAGAGCAAGGTGCGCGTGAAGGTGCCAAGTTTATATCGGACCATATTATTGAAGCTACAGAGAAAACTTTTGATGATTTTGCAGGTGCAGAGATAGATAAAGAAATGTTGAAGAAAATGTTGGGACTTTAA
- a CDS encoding ASCH domain-containing protein has protein sequence MENASARNMWGNYLKNHLEDVFHEAPKTMHFGDNEQDANEIAKLIKNGTKKAISYSLLGLQNRNEPLPKIGDYIVVTDWSGEAQCIVSTKAVSLKPYFSIDETYAQLEGNGDKTLNSWKKYYWDFFTKELQKFNRQPRESMIVVCQTIEKVNS, from the coding sequence ATGGAAAATGCTTCGGCCAGAAATATGTGGGGGAATTATTTAAAAAATCACCTTGAGGATGTCTTTCATGAGGCACCAAAAACCATGCATTTTGGCGACAATGAACAAGATGCCAATGAAATTGCCAAACTAATTAAAAATGGAACTAAAAAAGCAATCTCATATTCATTACTAGGATTGCAAAACCGCAATGAGCCTTTACCTAAAATTGGGGATTATATTGTGGTTACAGATTGGAGTGGCGAGGCACAATGCATTGTTTCCACAAAGGCCGTTTCACTAAAACCCTATTTTAGTATTGATGAAACTTATGCCCAATTAGAAGGAAATGGTGATAAAACTTTGAATAGCTGGAAAAAGTATTATTGGGATTTTTTCACTAAAGAATTGCAAAAGTTCAATAGACAACCTAGAGAAAGTATGATCGTTGTGTGCCAAACCATAGAAAAAGTAAACTCTTAA
- a CDS encoding 3-keto-disaccharide hydrolase encodes MKNRYSLLLLTASFGVISCQEKVMVNADSSMEAVKDSVIVHEEYMGEEPTTPEGTEFYEPKVAVVKPGAANSAPSDAIILFDGTSLDNWVSSNDSTAAKWHLNKDGSMTVNDKTGNIQTKQNFSDIQLHIEWKSPLPVQRDNQNRGNSGVFLNGIYEVQVLDQNDNPTYVNGQVGSIYKQHVPLAMASVPTGEWNTYDIIYHAPEFNVDGGKIKSGDITVIHNGVLVQDHVELKGTTPYIGWPKNPPHGKGPLLLQDHGDDSRVSFRNIWVREL; translated from the coding sequence ATGAAAAATAGATACTCATTACTACTGTTAACTGCTTCTTTTGGGGTAATATCTTGTCAAGAAAAAGTAATGGTAAATGCTGATAGCAGCATGGAAGCTGTAAAAGATAGTGTAATCGTTCACGAAGAATACATGGGTGAAGAACCAACTACGCCCGAAGGAACTGAATTCTACGAACCTAAAGTTGCTGTGGTAAAACCAGGGGCAGCTAATTCCGCACCAAGTGATGCAATTATTCTTTTTGATGGTACTAGTCTAGATAATTGGGTTAGTTCAAATGACAGCACAGCAGCTAAATGGCACTTGAACAAAGATGGGAGTATGACGGTAAATGATAAAACAGGCAATATACAGACTAAACAGAATTTTAGTGATATACAGTTGCATATAGAGTGGAAATCGCCATTGCCAGTACAGAGAGATAATCAAAATAGGGGTAATAGCGGAGTTTTTTTAAACGGCATTTATGAGGTACAAGTGTTGGACCAAAACGATAATCCAACCTATGTAAACGGACAAGTTGGTTCTATATACAAACAACATGTGCCATTAGCAATGGCTTCAGTACCTACTGGTGAGTGGAACACCTATGATATTATTTATCATGCTCCAGAATTTAACGTGGATGGTGGTAAAATAAAATCTGGCGATATAACCGTTATCCATAACGGAGTTTTAGTTCAAGATCATGTGGAGCTTAAGGGCACTACCCCTTACATAGGCTGGCCAAAAAACCCTCCGCACGGTAAAGGACCTTTATTATTACAGGATCATGGTGATGATAGTCGTGTAAGTTTTAGAAATATCTGGGTTAGAGAATTATAA
- a CDS encoding DinB family protein, translated as MEAFFNKIFDYNFHCNKKLIEQCLALEAVAPNTKRVFSHILNAHHIWNARILNKPSEFEIWQEHEVKDWEEIHYENQRSSFDIVSSAENFDKRIDYENIEGRLFTNTLQDILFHIINHSTNHRGQIAVDFRISGEDPIGFDYVYYKR; from the coding sequence ATGGAAGCTTTTTTTAATAAAATTTTCGACTATAATTTTCACTGTAACAAGAAACTAATTGAACAATGTTTAGCGCTTGAGGCTGTTGCGCCAAATACCAAACGGGTATTCAGCCACATCTTAAACGCACATCATATATGGAACGCTAGAATTTTAAATAAACCTAGTGAATTTGAAATTTGGCAAGAGCATGAGGTAAAGGACTGGGAAGAGATTCATTACGAAAATCAGCGTAGTTCATTTGACATAGTTTCTAGTGCCGAAAATTTTGATAAGCGTATTGACTATGAAAATATCGAGGGGCGTTTGTTTACGAATACCTTGCAAGATATTTTGTTTCATATCATAAATCATTCTACCAATCACCGAGGCCAAATTGCTGTAGATTTTAGAATTAGCGGAGAAGATCCAATCGGTTTTGATTATGTTTATTATAAAAGATAG
- a CDS encoding sugar phosphate isomerase/epimerase family protein: MKSKKLIRIAFIVGIGISLLGTYACKENKKEKVEEIEIVEDETNTAPFFELSLAQWSMHKMINDEGVDPYSFAEKAKNWGFTGLEYVSQLYNPELSDANYSEEAMANFVEKSNAEAKKYGMKNVLIMIDGQGNLAVNDEAERNETVEKHKKWVDAAAAMGCHAIRVNLNGSNVPEEWIKNSVDGLTKLATYAKTKNINILVENHGGLSSNGELHAQVMKNVNMDNCGSLPDFGNFCMERKPNSWDCLKEYDKYKGVKELMPYAKAVSAKSNNFDADGYDTGIDYVQMLKIVKDAGYTGFIGVEYEGSEISEEAGIIATRDLLLKAANEIE, translated from the coding sequence ATGAAAAGTAAAAAATTAATTAGAATCGCTTTTATTGTAGGAATTGGAATTTCGTTATTAGGAACGTACGCTTGTAAAGAAAATAAAAAAGAAAAAGTAGAAGAAATTGAAATTGTTGAAGATGAAACTAATACAGCGCCATTTTTTGAACTTTCACTAGCACAATGGTCAATGCATAAAATGATAAATGACGAAGGAGTAGATCCATATTCTTTTGCTGAAAAAGCAAAGAATTGGGGTTTTACTGGACTTGAATATGTAAGTCAATTATATAATCCTGAATTGTCTGATGCAAATTACTCTGAAGAGGCAATGGCAAATTTCGTCGAAAAATCCAATGCAGAGGCTAAAAAATATGGGATGAAAAATGTTTTGATCATGATCGATGGTCAAGGTAATTTAGCTGTTAACGACGAAGCGGAAAGAAACGAGACTGTTGAAAAGCATAAAAAATGGGTAGATGCTGCTGCTGCAATGGGATGCCATGCCATTAGAGTGAACCTTAATGGTAGCAATGTGCCAGAAGAATGGATCAAAAACTCTGTAGACGGATTAACAAAATTAGCTACCTACGCGAAAACTAAAAATATAAATATTTTGGTAGAAAACCATGGTGGCTTGTCTTCTAACGGGGAACTTCATGCACAGGTAATGAAGAATGTAAATATGGATAACTGTGGCAGTTTACCAGATTTTGGAAATTTCTGTATGGAACGTAAACCGAATAGTTGGGATTGTCTAAAGGAGTATGATAAGTATAAAGGTGTTAAAGAGTTAATGCCTTATGCAAAAGCAGTAAGCGCAAAATCTAATAATTTTGATGCTGATGGCTATGATACCGGTATAGATTATGTGCAAATGCTAAAAATAGTAAAAGACGCAGGTTATACAGGATTTATTGGTGTGGAATATGAAGGTTCTGAAATAAGTGAAGAAGCTGGGATTATTGCTACCAGAGATTTATTATTAAAGGCGGCAAACGAAATAGAGTAA
- a CDS encoding 3-keto-disaccharide hydrolase, whose amino-acid sequence MKKYIFSAVCLVAFVACKQEKKEATETAIVEEVAVVDNEWEVLFDGTTLDQWKEFKTDGISDAWKIDGDALVFTPPAEGEEKKNHDLVTKKAYNDFVLSLDWKISEGGNSGVFWGVSEDEKFGTGYQTGPEIQILDNDKHPDAKAGTTHQAGALYDMVSPTKDVTKPIGEWNTMVLTVDHKEHKGNVTLNGVEMASFPVANEEWDAMVAESKFAGWDGFGKYTTGKIGLQDHGNVVSFRNIKIKQLK is encoded by the coding sequence ATGAAGAAATATATATTTAGTGCAGTATGTTTGGTAGCTTTCGTTGCATGTAAGCAAGAGAAAAAAGAAGCAACTGAAACTGCGATTGTTGAAGAAGTTGCCGTTGTTGATAATGAGTGGGAGGTGTTGTTCGACGGTACAACGTTAGACCAATGGAAGGAGTTCAAAACCGACGGTATAAGTGATGCTTGGAAAATAGACGGCGATGCTTTGGTATTTACTCCTCCTGCAGAAGGTGAAGAGAAAAAAAACCATGATTTGGTTACCAAAAAAGCGTATAATGATTTTGTGCTGTCCTTAGATTGGAAAATTTCCGAAGGTGGTAACAGTGGGGTATTCTGGGGTGTAAGTGAAGATGAAAAATTTGGAACGGGATATCAAACTGGACCAGAAATTCAAATATTGGATAATGATAAGCATCCAGATGCGAAAGCGGGTACAACGCATCAAGCTGGTGCATTATATGATATGGTTTCACCTACAAAAGACGTCACTAAGCCTATAGGTGAATGGAATACAATGGTTCTTACCGTTGATCATAAAGAGCATAAAGGTAATGTTACCTTGAACGGAGTGGAAATGGCGTCATTTCCTGTAGCAAACGAAGAATGGGATGCTATGGTTGCAGAATCTAAATTTGCAGGTTGGGACGGATTTGGAAAATACACTACAGGTAAAATTGGTTTACAAGATCACGGAAATGTGGTTTCATTTAGAAATATTAAGATCAAACAACTAAAATAA